One genomic segment of Lysobacter sp. 5GHs7-4 includes these proteins:
- a CDS encoding DUF2235 domain-containing protein, giving the protein MTAPRNIVICLDGTNNSPAAARTNVQRLYRMIEKGPQQVAYYQPGVGTLEPIGVMGSLRRRALMLQDSASGWMLQRHVCAAYRFLSDVYRDGDRVYIFGFSRGAYSARVLAAMLNTVGLLHAGMHEMVAFAWRTYTRLPPFGAWRGGPARRQRAMSEYFRRMHGFRKSYSRPVPVHFLGLWDTVSSVGAPWLPRVYSHTANNRGVATVRHAMALDERRGKFVQNLWSTEPHRHQDVRELWFAGSHGDVGGGYPNGRRGELARIPLAWMLREAQAAGLRIEPVAHKDAALPDLNDAAQWRKHAQAPAHDELSHWYWRLLEWLPIPFSSQDAEGVWTRRWRPHRSRPRTLRAGALVHESVYERMRLDDAYRPVNLREDATPAS; this is encoded by the coding sequence ATGACCGCACCGCGCAACATCGTCATCTGCCTGGACGGCACCAACAATTCCCCCGCCGCCGCGCGCACCAACGTGCAGCGGCTGTACCGCATGATCGAAAAGGGACCGCAGCAGGTCGCCTACTACCAGCCCGGCGTGGGCACGCTGGAGCCGATCGGGGTCATGGGTTCGCTGCGCCGGCGTGCGCTGATGCTGCAGGACTCGGCCAGCGGCTGGATGCTGCAGCGCCACGTCTGCGCCGCCTACCGGTTCCTGTCCGACGTCTACCGCGACGGCGACCGCGTCTACATTTTCGGCTTCAGCCGCGGCGCCTATTCGGCGAGGGTGCTGGCGGCCATGCTCAACACCGTCGGCCTGCTGCACGCAGGCATGCACGAAATGGTCGCCTTCGCCTGGCGCACCTACACCCGGCTGCCGCCGTTCGGCGCCTGGCGCGGCGGCCCGGCGCGGCGGCAGCGGGCGATGAGCGAATACTTCCGGCGCATGCACGGCTTCCGCAAAAGCTATTCGCGTCCGGTGCCGGTGCATTTCCTGGGCCTGTGGGACACGGTCAGCTCGGTCGGTGCGCCGTGGCTGCCGCGCGTGTACAGCCACACCGCCAACAACCGCGGCGTGGCCACGGTGCGCCACGCGATGGCGCTGGACGAGCGCCGCGGCAAGTTCGTGCAGAACCTGTGGAGCACCGAACCGCACCGGCACCAGGACGTGCGCGAGCTGTGGTTCGCTGGCAGCCATGGCGACGTCGGCGGCGGCTATCCGAACGGTCGCCGCGGCGAGCTGGCGCGCATTCCGTTGGCGTGGATGCTGCGCGAGGCCCAGGCCGCCGGCCTGCGTATCGAACCGGTGGCGCACAAGGACGCGGCGCTGCCGGATTTGAACGACGCGGCGCAATGGCGCAAGCACGCGCAGGCGCCCGCGCACGACGAACTGAGCCACTGGTACTGGCGCCTGCTGGAATGGTTGCCGATTCCGTTCTCCAGCCAGGATGCCGAAGGCGTATGGACCCGGCGCTGGCGCCCGCACCGTTCGCGCCCGCGCACCCTGCGCGCGGGCGCGCTTGTGCACGAGAGCGTGTACGAGCGCATGCGGCTGGACG
- a CDS encoding nucleoside 2-deoxyribosyltransferase domain-containing protein produces the protein MRSLLLRCVLLSSVLAPATGAFAAEPAARAASIVVKSPQALPDDDRLKVFLAGSIDMGGSENWQARVEQALADEGVVLLNPRRDDWNPAWKPSATEPEFRKQVEWELSALNRADVILMYFAPASQSPITLLELGLHAPSGKVLLACPEGYWRKGNVDITADRYGVPRYESLDALIAGVRQRLAELRRQR, from the coding sequence ATGAGGTCTTTGCTGCTGCGCTGTGTGCTGCTCTCGTCCGTGCTGGCCCCGGCCACCGGCGCATTCGCCGCCGAACCGGCCGCGCGCGCGGCTTCGATAGTGGTGAAGTCGCCGCAGGCGCTGCCCGACGACGACCGCCTCAAGGTGTTCCTGGCCGGCAGCATCGACATGGGCGGCTCGGAGAACTGGCAGGCGCGCGTCGAGCAGGCGCTGGCCGACGAGGGCGTGGTGCTGCTGAACCCGCGCCGCGACGACTGGAATCCGGCCTGGAAGCCCTCCGCCACGGAACCGGAATTCCGCAAGCAGGTCGAGTGGGAACTGAGCGCGCTCAACCGCGCCGACGTGATCCTGATGTACTTCGCGCCGGCCTCGCAAAGCCCGATCACCCTGCTGGAACTGGGCCTGCATGCGCCCTCGGGCAAGGTCTTGCTGGCCTGCCCGGAAGGCTACTGGCGCAAGGGCAATGTCGACATCACCGCCGACCGCTACGGCGTGCCGCGCTACGAATCGCTGGACGCGCTGATCGCCGGCGTGCGCCAGCGCCTGGCCGAACTTCGGCGCCAGCGCTGA
- a CDS encoding PLP-dependent aminotransferase family protein, whose protein sequence is MASELLYERLADRLRGQIQRGALRAGERLPSLRRLGRDQRISLATAVEAYLQLEREGLIEARPRSGYYVRAAAAPAPRASAHRHARTPQPIRNPALLGVLDVLGRCDLISLHAATPAPSLLPTAALAAAASRVMRHKAQAALSYAVPQGLAALRSRIAQRYAQCGVDVDPDEIVITAGAMEAISLALRTVARAGDVVLVETPTYYGLLQAVAEQGLRVIEIPNRPGQGIDPSRLSELLERHAVRAAVLVPNFNNPVGSLTGDADKRLIVAACAAHGTVLIEDDLYGELAYSGERPSPLRRHDEAGGVITCGSYSKILAPGLRVGWVLGGRWATALLRAKCFSTVATSTLSQLTIVEYMERHDFDRGLRRLRRELAINAQRYREAIALHWPAGTCVSAPAGGMALWLELPARVEGQALFEAALARGIGTLPGHLFSSRGDYGRHLRLSCGQPWSEPVERSLRTLGELAANLAR, encoded by the coding sequence ATGGCCAGCGAACTGCTCTACGAACGCCTGGCCGACCGCCTGCGCGGCCAGATCCAGCGCGGCGCCCTGCGCGCGGGCGAGCGGCTGCCGTCGCTGCGCCGTCTGGGCCGCGACCAGCGCATCAGCCTGGCGACGGCGGTCGAAGCCTACCTGCAGTTGGAGCGCGAAGGCCTGATCGAGGCGCGCCCGCGTTCGGGCTACTACGTGCGCGCGGCGGCCGCGCCGGCGCCGCGCGCCAGCGCCCACCGTCACGCGCGCACGCCGCAACCGATCCGCAATCCCGCCCTGCTCGGCGTGCTCGACGTGCTGGGCCGCTGCGATCTGATCTCGCTGCACGCGGCCACGCCCGCGCCGTCGCTGCTGCCGACCGCCGCGCTCGCCGCCGCGGCGTCGCGGGTGATGCGCCACAAGGCCCAGGCCGCGCTGAGTTACGCGGTGCCGCAGGGCCTGGCGGCGCTGCGCTCGCGCATCGCGCAGCGTTACGCGCAATGCGGGGTGGACGTGGACCCCGACGAGATCGTGATCACCGCCGGCGCGATGGAGGCGATCAGCCTGGCCCTGCGCACGGTCGCGCGCGCCGGCGACGTGGTGCTGGTGGAGACTCCGACCTATTACGGATTGCTGCAGGCCGTGGCCGAACAGGGCCTGCGCGTGATCGAAATCCCGAACCGTCCCGGCCAGGGCATCGACCCCAGCCGCTTGTCGGAACTGCTGGAGCGCCATGCGGTGCGCGCGGCGGTGCTGGTGCCCAACTTCAACAACCCGGTCGGCAGCCTCACCGGCGACGCCGACAAGCGCCTCATCGTCGCGGCCTGCGCCGCGCACGGCACGGTGCTGATCGAGGACGACCTGTACGGCGAACTGGCCTACTCCGGCGAACGCCCCAGTCCGCTGCGCCGCCACGACGAGGCCGGCGGCGTGATCACCTGCGGTTCGTACTCCAAGATCCTCGCGCCCGGCCTGCGCGTGGGCTGGGTGCTGGGCGGGCGCTGGGCCACGGCCCTACTGCGCGCGAAATGCTTTTCCACCGTCGCCACCTCGACGCTGTCGCAACTCACCATCGTGGAGTACATGGAACGCCACGATTTCGACCGCGGCCTACGCCGCCTGCGCCGCGAACTGGCGATCAACGCCCAGCGCTACCGCGAAGCGATCGCGCTGCACTGGCCGGCCGGCACCTGCGTGAGCGCGCCCGCCGGCGGCATGGCGCTGTGGCTGGAACTGCCGGCGCGGGTCGAAGGCCAGGCCTTGTTCGAGGCGGCGTTGGCGCGCGGCATCGGCACCCTGCCCGGCCATCTGTTTTCCAGCCGCGGCGACTACGGCCGGCACCTGCGCCTGAGCTGCGGCCAGCCCTGGAGCGAACCGGTCGAGCGCTCGCTGCGCACGCTGGGCGAGTTGGCCGCCAATCTCGCCCGCTGA
- a CDS encoding DMT family transporter: protein MNPTSTAAESRNALIRLFVAEILIGSVGVFAHESGQDAITTVFFRCVFGSLFLIAWGLARGHLRGLGREPALIRAAIVSGVLLVLNWVALFAGMARSSIGVATMVYHFFPFAMLAMAALFFGERTRPADWAWTALAFVGVACSADPLKLWRSADAGYLIGVGLTFMAALLCGASLILSRRISRERPFAVVLIQCLVGVIMLAPFADHAAVAHAGPHWYWLAGLGLIHSGVCYVLFYSSYPHLPVVTIAVLAFVYPVIALLLDYLIYGSTLSGVQGLGVALIVLGTLGVNLKWQWPRRARAAEA, encoded by the coding sequence ATGAACCCGACTTCCACCGCCGCCGAATCGCGCAACGCGCTGATCCGCCTGTTCGTCGCCGAGATCCTGATCGGATCGGTCGGCGTGTTCGCCCACGAGAGCGGCCAGGACGCGATCACCACCGTGTTCTTCCGCTGCGTCTTCGGCAGCCTGTTCCTGATCGCCTGGGGCTTGGCGCGCGGGCACCTGCGCGGCCTGGGGCGCGAACCGGCGCTGATCCGCGCCGCGATCGTCAGCGGCGTGCTGCTGGTGCTGAACTGGGTCGCGCTGTTCGCCGGCATGGCGCGCTCGTCGATCGGCGTGGCGACCATGGTCTATCACTTCTTTCCCTTCGCGATGCTGGCGATGGCGGCGCTGTTCTTCGGCGAGCGCACGCGTCCGGCCGACTGGGCCTGGACCGCGCTGGCGTTCGTCGGCGTGGCGTGTTCGGCCGATCCGCTCAAGTTGTGGCGCAGCGCCGATGCCGGCTATCTGATCGGCGTCGGACTGACCTTCATGGCCGCGCTGCTGTGCGGGGCGTCGCTGATCCTGTCGCGCCGGATCAGCCGCGAGCGGCCGTTCGCGGTGGTGCTGATTCAATGCCTGGTCGGCGTGATCATGCTGGCGCCGTTCGCCGACCACGCCGCGGTCGCGCATGCCGGCCCGCATTGGTATTGGCTGGCGGGGCTGGGCCTGATCCACAGCGGCGTGTGTTACGTGCTGTTCTACTCGTCCTATCCGCATTTGCCGGTGGTGACGATCGCGGTGCTCGCGTTCGTCTATCCGGTGATCGCGTTGCTGTTGGACTATCTGATCTACGGCAGCACCTTGAGCGGCGTGCAAGGGCTGGGCGTGGCGCTGATCGTGCTGGGCACGCTGGGCGTGAACTTGAAGTGGCAGTGGCCGCGTCGCGCACGCGCGGCCGAGGCCTGA
- a CDS encoding RtcB family protein, which translates to MNHSYEWLHAPDTTPIKAWVRGVPLDAQAHAQLRNIAALPFVGPWVAVMPDVHLGKGATVGSVVPTRGAIVPAAVGVDIGCGMAAVRTTLRAKDLPDSLALLRSSIERCVPVGNGPGGDHRKRPDSIDTRIAQSGLMPRLDAVRARHPKIRYDKVDKQLGTLGGGNHFIEICLDEADAVWVMLHSGSRGTGNLIGTYFIELARRQLEKRVLGFHLPDKDLAFFLEGEPLFEDYVEAVSWAQDYARHNREAMMARVLHELRQRLPKFQLEKMAVNCHHNYVQREQHHGESLLVTRKGAVSAREGELGIIPGSMGTRSYIVRGKGNADSFHSCSHGAGRVMSRTQARQNITLKQHREATAHVECRKDAAVIDESPAAYKSIDAVMAAQTDLVEVLHTLRQVVCIKG; encoded by the coding sequence ATGAATCACTCATACGAATGGCTGCATGCGCCCGACACCACGCCCATCAAGGCTTGGGTGCGAGGCGTGCCGCTGGACGCTCAGGCGCACGCGCAGCTGCGCAACATCGCCGCCCTGCCCTTCGTCGGGCCCTGGGTGGCGGTGATGCCCGATGTGCACCTGGGCAAGGGCGCGACCGTGGGATCGGTCGTACCCACGCGCGGCGCGATCGTGCCGGCCGCGGTCGGCGTCGACATCGGTTGCGGCATGGCCGCGGTGCGTACCACGCTGCGCGCCAAGGACCTGCCCGACAGCCTGGCTCTGCTGCGCTCGTCGATCGAGCGCTGCGTGCCGGTCGGCAACGGCCCCGGCGGCGACCATCGCAAGCGGCCGGACAGCATCGACACCCGGATCGCGCAATCGGGGCTGATGCCGCGTCTGGACGCGGTGCGCGCCCGCCATCCCAAGATCCGCTACGACAAGGTCGACAAGCAGTTGGGCACGCTGGGCGGTGGCAATCACTTCATCGAGATCTGCCTGGACGAGGCCGATGCGGTGTGGGTGATGCTGCATTCGGGCTCGCGCGGCACCGGCAACCTGATCGGCACCTACTTCATCGAGCTGGCGCGTCGCCAGCTGGAGAAGCGCGTGCTCGGTTTCCACCTGCCCGACAAGGATCTGGCCTTCTTTCTGGAAGGCGAGCCGCTGTTCGAGGACTACGTGGAGGCGGTGTCGTGGGCGCAGGATTACGCGCGCCACAACCGCGAGGCGATGATGGCGCGCGTGCTGCACGAGCTGCGGCAGCGCCTGCCGAAGTTCCAGCTGGAGAAGATGGCGGTCAACTGCCACCACAACTATGTGCAGCGCGAGCAGCACCACGGCGAGTCGCTGCTGGTCACCCGCAAGGGCGCGGTCAGCGCGCGCGAGGGCGAGCTGGGCATCATCCCCGGCAGCATGGGCACGCGCAGCTACATCGTGCGCGGCAAGGGCAACGCGGACAGCTTCCACAGCTGCAGCCACGGCGCCGGCCGCGTGATGAGCCGCACCCAGGCGCGCCAGAACATCACGCTCAAGCAACACCGCGAAGCCACCGCCCATGTCGAATGCCGCAAGGATGCGGCGGTGATCGACGAATCGCCCGCGGCCTACAAGTCGATCGACGCGGTCATGGCCGCGCAGACCGATCTGGTCGAGGTGCTGCATACGCTGCGGCAGGTGGTTTGCATCAAGGGATGA
- a CDS encoding slipin family protein, with amino-acid sequence MFWTQRVVVGDAERALIYRNRRFERVLSPGVHRVSGWRDRVEVVLHDIAKPEYSGKDTDVLVAALGARLDEHFVLADIGVDQVGLVMKNGKLEDLLAPGSRKLYWKGLVAIEIVAATLSPGLEIRSELSQRLRQIGLLDRIALSITVPNESAGLLYVDGKLARTLGAGSYAFWNFQKNVAVELVELRVQSVEVSGQELLTRDKVSLRVNLAASMRVTDPVAARSKVAKYNDYLYRELQYGLRKAVSAKTLDELLGDKASLDADIFGYVRGQVSELGMEVLGVGVKDVILPGEMKEILNSVVQAEKSAQANVIRRREEANATRSLLNTAKLIEDSPTLMRLKELEALEKVTEKIDKLTVFGGLDGVLKQVLSLKSG; translated from the coding sequence ATGTTCTGGACCCAGCGGGTCGTGGTCGGCGACGCCGAGCGCGCCCTGATCTACCGCAACCGTCGCTTCGAGCGCGTACTGAGCCCGGGCGTGCACCGCGTGAGCGGCTGGCGCGACCGCGTCGAAGTCGTGCTGCACGACATCGCCAAGCCGGAGTACTCGGGCAAGGACACCGACGTGCTGGTGGCCGCGCTCGGCGCGCGCCTGGACGAGCACTTCGTGCTGGCCGACATCGGCGTCGACCAGGTCGGCCTGGTGATGAAGAACGGCAAGCTCGAGGACCTGCTCGCACCGGGCAGCCGCAAGCTGTACTGGAAGGGCCTGGTGGCGATCGAGATCGTCGCCGCGACCCTGTCGCCGGGCCTGGAGATTCGTTCCGAACTCAGCCAGCGTCTGCGCCAGATCGGTTTGCTCGATCGCATCGCGTTGTCCATCACCGTGCCCAACGAATCCGCCGGCCTGCTCTACGTCGACGGCAAGTTGGCGCGCACCTTGGGCGCCGGCAGCTACGCCTTCTGGAACTTCCAGAAGAACGTCGCCGTCGAGCTGGTCGAGCTGCGCGTGCAGTCGGTGGAAGTGTCGGGCCAGGAGTTGCTCACGCGCGACAAGGTATCGCTGCGCGTGAACCTGGCAGCCAGCATGCGCGTGACCGACCCGGTCGCCGCGCGCAGCAAGGTCGCCAAGTACAACGACTACCTGTACCGCGAGCTCCAGTACGGCCTGCGCAAGGCGGTCTCGGCCAAGACCTTGGACGAACTGCTGGGCGACAAGGCTTCGCTGGACGCCGACATCTTCGGCTACGTGCGCGGTCAGGTGAGCGAGCTGGGCATGGAAGTGCTGGGCGTGGGCGTCAAGGACGTGATCCTGCCGGGCGAGATGAAGGAAATCCTCAACAGCGTCGTGCAGGCGGAAAAGTCGGCCCAGGCCAACGTGATCCGCCGTCGCGAGGAGGCCAACGCCACGCGCAGCCTGCTCAACACCGCCAAGTTGATCGAGGACAGCCCGACGCTGATGCGCCTCAAGGAGTTGGAGGCGCTGGAGAAGGTCACCGAGAAGATCGACAAGCTCACCGTGTTCGGCGGCCTGGACGGCGTGCTCAAGCAGGTGCTCAGCCTCAAGAGCGGCTGA